A stretch of the Deinococcus aestuarii genome encodes the following:
- a CDS encoding carbohydrate ABC transporter permease yields the protein MTTVPTTQTAPHRPRRPFPFGRLLAYLALALVILISIFPIWIVFKTALTGSRNIFTEATSLWPSEPTLINFQRVLGLVSLEEAQAAGGSGSAVNFLNAMKNSVIFTGLIVVGQTFFSAMAAYAFARLRFPGRDAIFTLFLIAMMIPGIVLFIPNFITIKNLGLLNTLPGMIAPFILMTPFAVFFLRQFFLSLPRETEEAAFLDGAGPFTIFWRITLPMSQGPIATLAILTTIGMWNEFFWPFLIAKDEASFTLPVALQVFKSQTPQGVPDWTGLMAGTFIAAVPVFLLLIVLGRRVVESLAFSGTK from the coding sequence GTGACCACCGTACCGACAACCCAGACGGCCCCTCACCGCCCCCGCCGACCCTTTCCCTTCGGACGACTGCTCGCCTACCTGGCGCTCGCCCTCGTGATCCTGATCTCGATCTTCCCGATCTGGATCGTGTTCAAGACGGCGCTGACCGGCAGTCGCAATATCTTCACCGAGGCCACGTCGCTGTGGCCCAGCGAACCGACGCTCATCAACTTCCAGCGCGTGCTGGGGCTGGTCAGCCTGGAAGAGGCCCAGGCGGCGGGCGGCTCGGGCAGCGCCGTCAACTTCCTGAACGCCATGAAAAACAGCGTGATCTTCACCGGGCTGATCGTGGTCGGGCAGACCTTTTTCTCGGCGATGGCCGCCTACGCCTTCGCGCGGCTGCGCTTTCCCGGGCGGGACGCGATCTTCACCCTGTTCCTGATCGCCATGATGATCCCCGGGATCGTGCTGTTCATCCCCAATTTCATCACGATCAAGAACTTGGGCCTGCTCAACACCCTGCCGGGCATGATCGCGCCCTTCATCCTGATGACCCCTTTCGCGGTGTTCTTCCTGCGCCAGTTCTTCCTGTCGCTGCCCAGGGAAACCGAGGAGGCGGCCTTCCTCGACGGGGCCGGGCCCTTCACGATCTTCTGGCGCATCACGCTGCCCATGAGCCAGGGCCCCATCGCCACGCTCGCCATCCTGACGACCATCGGCATGTGGAACGAGTTCTTCTGGCCCTTCCTGATCGCCAAGGACGAGGCGTCCTTTACCCTGCCCGTCGCGCTCCAGGTCTTCAAGTCGCAGACCCCCCAGGGCGTGCCCGACTGGACCGGCCTGATGGCGGGCACCTTCATCGCGGCCGTCCCGGTCTTCTTGCTGCTGATCGTGCTGGGCCGCCGCGTGGTGGAGTCGCTCGCCTTCAGCGGCACGAAGTAG
- a CDS encoding ABC transporter substrate-binding protein — MQKLLTLTAALTALSGTASAATTLQYWLWDSNQQPAYQQCAANFTKKNPDITVKITQKGWGDYWTGLTTGFVSGTAPDVFTNHLAYFPEFARNNQLVDINPLIARDKVATNIYYPGLAQLWTKDGKRYGLPKDFDTVAIFYNADLLQKAGLKPSDLANLTWNSKDGGTWQRTIARLTFDKGGNNGLSPKFNKKQVAQYGYMTPYGAGFNGQTEWAFYTATTGWKHNNGPFSTKYNYDDPRFAQSIQWLADLNLKQGLIPSFQEVQASGGDSLFRAGKAAMVTNGSWMISDYTSKLPFKVGIAPLPKGPDGTRKSMFNGLADSIWVGSKNQDAAWKWVKYLASAECQNVVGRTGVVFPAIPSATNLAVAAQKARGVDSSVFVNQAKAKGGTFLFPITDAAAQVNDIMTSTMQKVFLGQAKAADVFKDANAKVNALFK, encoded by the coding sequence ATGCAAAAGCTCCTGACCCTGACCGCCGCCCTGACCGCCCTCTCCGGCACCGCAAGTGCGGCCACGACGCTGCAGTACTGGCTGTGGGACTCCAACCAGCAGCCCGCCTACCAGCAGTGCGCGGCGAACTTCACCAAGAAAAACCCCGACATCACCGTCAAGATCACCCAGAAGGGCTGGGGCGACTACTGGACGGGGCTGACCACCGGCTTCGTCTCGGGCACGGCGCCCGACGTGTTCACCAACCACCTCGCGTACTTCCCCGAGTTCGCCCGCAACAACCAGCTCGTGGACATCAACCCGCTGATTGCCCGCGACAAGGTGGCGACGAACATCTACTACCCCGGGCTGGCCCAGCTCTGGACCAAGGACGGCAAGCGCTACGGGCTGCCCAAGGACTTCGACACGGTGGCGATCTTCTACAACGCCGACCTCTTGCAGAAGGCGGGCCTGAAGCCCAGTGACCTCGCCAACCTGACCTGGAACTCCAAGGACGGCGGCACCTGGCAGCGGACCATCGCCCGGCTGACCTTTGACAAGGGGGGGAACAACGGGCTCTCGCCCAAGTTCAACAAGAAGCAGGTCGCCCAGTACGGCTACATGACTCCCTACGGCGCGGGCTTCAACGGCCAGACCGAGTGGGCCTTTTACACCGCCACGACGGGCTGGAAGCACAACAATGGTCCGTTCAGCACGAAGTACAATTACGACGACCCCCGGTTCGCGCAGTCGATCCAGTGGCTCGCCGACCTGAACCTCAAGCAGGGCCTGATCCCGAGCTTCCAGGAGGTGCAGGCGAGCGGCGGCGACTCGCTCTTCCGCGCGGGCAAGGCGGCGATGGTGACCAACGGCTCGTGGATGATCAGCGACTACACCTCGAAGCTGCCCTTCAAGGTCGGGATCGCGCCGCTGCCCAAGGGCCCGGACGGCACCCGCAAGAGCATGTTCAACGGGCTCGCGGACTCCATCTGGGTGGGCTCCAAGAACCAGGACGCCGCGTGGAAGTGGGTCAAGTACCTCGCCTCCGCCGAGTGCCAGAACGTCGTCGGGCGCACCGGCGTGGTCTTCCCGGCCATCCCCTCGGCCACGAATCTGGCGGTGGCTGCGCAGAAGGCCCGGGGCGTGGACTCCAGCGTCTTCGTGAACCAGGCCAAGGCCAAGGGCGGCACCTTCCTCTTCCCGATCACCGACGCCGCCGCGCAGGTCAACGACATCATGACGAGCACCATGCAAAAGGTCTTCCTCGGCCAGGCCAAGGCGGCGGACGTCTTCAAGGACGCCAACGCCAAGGTCAACGCGCTGTTCAAGTAA
- a CDS encoding alpha-glucosidase/alpha-galactosidase, with translation MTSPKIAMIGAGSTVFAKNLLGDILGFPELAGADVRLFDINQERLDVTEQVAGRVAQTLGARPTVTATTDRERALDGADFVINMIQVGGYKPATVTDFEVPKRYGLRQTIADTLGVGGIMRALRTVPVLLDMSRDMERLCPDTLHLNYVNPMAMNIWGLARQTSIRTVGLCHSVQHTAGELADDLGIPVEEIDYLCAGINHMAFYLKFEHRGQDLYPRLMELAESGQVPAWNRVRYEMLRRLGYFVTESSEHFSEYVPYFIKRGREDLVERFNVPLDEYPRRCEAQIGGWEALRTKLQDPGAPLEVHRSVEYGSLIIHSMVTGQPRVVYGNVMNSPVVGAGKLIANLPDECSVEVPCLVDRQGIQPTRIGRIPPQLAALMQTNINVQALTVEALVTGNREHIYHAAMLDPHTAAELDLDQIWALVDDLLAEHGDWVPEELRGGLAAD, from the coding sequence ATGACTTCTCCCAAAATTGCCATGATCGGTGCGGGCAGCACCGTCTTCGCCAAGAACCTGCTGGGCGACATCCTCGGCTTTCCCGAACTCGCGGGCGCCGACGTGCGGCTGTTCGACATCAACCAGGAACGCCTCGACGTGACCGAGCAGGTCGCCGGGCGGGTGGCGCAGACGCTCGGCGCGCGGCCCACCGTCACCGCCACCACCGACCGCGAGCGGGCGCTCGACGGGGCCGACTTCGTGATCAACATGATCCAGGTAGGCGGCTACAAGCCCGCCACCGTGACCGACTTCGAGGTGCCGAAGCGCTACGGGCTGCGGCAGACCATCGCGGACACGCTGGGGGTCGGCGGGATCATGCGGGCGCTGCGGACCGTGCCCGTGCTGCTCGACATGAGCCGGGACATGGAGCGGCTGTGCCCGGACACGCTGCACCTGAACTACGTCAACCCGATGGCGATGAACATCTGGGGCCTCGCGCGGCAGACCAGCATCAGGACGGTCGGCCTGTGCCACTCGGTGCAGCACACGGCGGGCGAATTAGCGGACGACCTGGGCATCCCCGTCGAGGAGATCGACTACCTCTGCGCGGGGATCAACCACATGGCCTTTTACCTCAAGTTCGAGCACAGGGGCCAGGACCTCTACCCCCGGCTGATGGAGCTGGCCGAGTCGGGGCAGGTGCCCGCGTGGAACCGCGTGCGCTACGAGATGCTGCGGCGGCTGGGCTACTTCGTCACCGAGTCGAGCGAGCACTTCTCGGAGTACGTGCCGTACTTCATCAAGCGGGGGCGCGAGGACCTCGTGGAGCGGTTCAACGTGCCGCTGGACGAGTACCCCCGGCGCTGTGAGGCGCAGATCGGCGGCTGGGAGGCACTGCGGACGAAGTTGCAAGACCCGGGCGCCCCGTTGGAGGTTCACCGCTCCGTGGAGTACGGCTCGCTGATCATCCACAGCATGGTGACCGGGCAGCCGCGCGTGGTGTACGGGAACGTGATGAACAGCCCGGTGGTCGGCGCGGGCAAGCTGATCGCCAACCTGCCCGACGAGTGCAGCGTCGAGGTGCCGTGCCTGGTGGACCGTCAGGGCATCCAGCCCACGCGGATCGGGCGGATTCCCCCGCAACTCGCCGCCCTGATGCAGACGAACATCAACGTGCAGGCCCTGACGGTCGAGGCCCTCGTCACCGGCAACCGCGAGCACATCTACCACGCGGCGATGCTCGACCCGCACACCGCCGCCGAACTCGACCTCGACCAGATCTGGGCCCTGGTGGACGACCTCCTCGCCGAGCACGGCGACTGGGTGCCCGAGGAGCTGCGGGGAGGGCTGGCGGCGGACTGA
- a CDS encoding nucleotidyltransferase domain-containing protein, whose amino-acid sequence MTTHDRPARIAAEYAALPEVLAVALGGSRAAGNRDEHSDLDLYVYSREEVPLAARRAIAGRRGTHAEVDNRWWEPGDEWLEREGGLHVDVMFRRAADFERHLTALLERHEARLGYTTALWHNLLTSEVLFDREGWLADLKRRADQPYPDGLARAVIVLNFPLLRGAFGAYPNQIALAVRRGDLVAVNHRLTEFLASSFDVLFALNRTPHPGEKRLLTLAARLPLVPEDLTGQVERLLAFTPATLGEVPGQVERMVDGLVRLLEERGELPAARGAE is encoded by the coding sequence ATGACCACACACGACCGCCCCGCCCGCATCGCCGCCGAGTACGCCGCCCTCCCCGAAGTCCTCGCCGTTGCGCTGGGCGGTTCCCGCGCCGCCGGAAACCGGGACGAGCACTCCGACCTCGACCTGTACGTCTACAGCCGGGAGGAGGTGCCCCTCGCCGCCCGCCGCGCCATCGCCGGGCGGCGGGGCACCCACGCCGAGGTGGACAACCGCTGGTGGGAACCCGGCGACGAGTGGCTGGAACGTGAAGGCGGCCTGCACGTCGACGTGATGTTCCGCCGCGCCGCCGACTTCGAGAGGCACCTCACCGCCCTGCTGGAGCGGCACGAGGCGAGGCTGGGCTACACGACGGCGCTGTGGCACAACCTCCTCACCTCCGAGGTGCTCTTCGACCGGGAGGGCTGGCTCGCGGACCTCAAACGGCGGGCCGACCAGCCCTACCCGGACGGGCTGGCGCGGGCGGTCATCGTCCTCAACTTCCCCCTCCTGCGCGGGGCGTTCGGCGCCTACCCCAACCAGATCGCGCTCGCCGTGCGGCGGGGGGACCTCGTGGCCGTCAACCACCGCCTGACGGAGTTCCTGGCCTCCTCTTTCGACGTGCTCTTCGCCCTGAACCGGACGCCGCACCCCGGCGAGAAGCGCCTGCTCACCCTCGCCGCCCGGTTGCCGCTCGTGCCCGAGGACCTGACAGGGCAGGTCGAACGGCTGCTCGCCTTTACCCCGGCGACGCTGGGCGAGGTGCCGGGCCAGGTCGAGCGGATGGTGGACGGCCTCGTCCGGCTGCTGGAGGAACGCGGGGAACTCCCGGCCGCCCGGGGGGCGGAGTGA
- a CDS encoding tyrosine-type recombinase/integrase, producing MTLVRSRDTLALTDLTDRALRVRAVEAASTYDAAALVALTHAYMLGASRKGARTSRRTLDAYALAVRDFVPWARDGGVSLLRPGRRDGGRYVAWLQTRASQGNGKTGRLSPSTVAQYVAGARALYRALRWAGATDAQPFEDAHVPPDPTPGIVRNPPYGPEVDAALEHCEPWLAALLLLCAHAGLRVGEALGLLGGDLSPGPSQPARVTVRGKGGRVRTVPLGRRVRAALAALPPPAPDARLFEWTYGQATYRMGKAFRAAGHGATWRGFHAARKHSGTRLYRATRDFTRVGLFLGHASVDTTRRYVAVPEDDVTNEVEDF from the coding sequence GTGACCCTGGTCCGTTCCCGTGACACCCTCGCGCTGACCGACCTCACCGACCGGGCGCTGCGCGTGCGGGCGGTTGAGGCGGCGAGCACCTACGACGCGGCGGCGCTCGTCGCCCTGACGCACGCCTACATGCTCGGGGCCAGCCGCAAGGGTGCGCGCACCAGCCGCCGGACGCTGGACGCCTACGCCCTCGCCGTGCGGGACTTCGTGCCGTGGGCGCGGGACGGCGGCGTAAGCCTGCTGCGACCGGGGCGGCGCGACGGTGGCCGGTACGTCGCGTGGCTCCAGACGCGAGCGTCCCAGGGCAACGGCAAGACGGGCCGCCTCTCCCCCTCAACCGTCGCCCAGTATGTCGCCGGGGCGCGGGCGCTGTACCGGGCGCTGCGCTGGGCCGGGGCCACCGACGCCCAGCCCTTCGAGGACGCGCACGTTCCCCCCGACCCCACCCCCGGCATCGTCCGGAATCCGCCGTACGGGCCCGAGGTGGACGCGGCCTTGGAGCACTGCGAGCCCTGGCTGGCCGCGCTGCTCCTGTTGTGCGCCCACGCGGGGCTGCGGGTGGGCGAGGCGCTGGGCCTGCTCGGCGGCGACCTCTCGCCCGGCCCCTCCCAGCCGGCCCGGGTCACCGTCCGGGGCAAGGGCGGGCGGGTGCGGACCGTGCCGCTGGGCCGGCGGGTGCGGGCGGCCCTCGCGGCGCTGCCCCCCCCCGCGCCGGACGCCCGCCTCTTCGAGTGGACCTACGGGCAGGCGACCTACCGCATGGGCAAGGCCTTTCGCGCCGCCGGGCACGGGGCCACCTGGCGCGGCTTCCACGCGGCCCGCAAGCACTCGGGCACCCGGCTCTACCGGGCGACGAGGGATTTTACCCGGGTGGGCCTCTTCCTCGGGCACGCCAGCGTGGACACCACCCGCCGTTACGTCGCCGTGCCCGAGGACGACGTGACGAATGAGGTCGAGGACTTCTGA